AATAGATTGAACAGAAAATGAGACTAGTATTCGTGAATTGTTTTAACGTTTCCATGAATAACTAAGATTAAGTAATTTTGATTATCAACTTCCAAGAAAACATGTTCTGTGTTTTCTTGGAAGTTGATAGCATCCTTAaaaagttttaatcatttaaatacaatatatttatatctggAAGGAAAATACTTTGATCATAAGTTATCCTACTGGATAATAAAATTCGTAGTCAGTTTTATGGGATGTGGCGTCCAAATTTAAAGACCATAAAAAATTTAATAGACGTCCACGTAGAGTAAACTGTTCGGTCATATATTTTTGCAAATGCATGTATtgtcataaaagaaaaaaatcttgtaaATGAAAAAACCCTCAGTCTAGGTGACTATAATCCGATAGGTGTCATTCAGTTGAATAACATCCGGAAAACAGACAGATCGTAAAACAATATGTATAGTTTGTATGGCAAGTCCTTTTTTAATCGTCCGTTAAATTATAATCAATGTGTGATTTTATGCGTGAGACGTGCTGCTTTTCTTTTGTATATCGGTAAATAGTAcaacattttaattcattttcagtAAGCCGACTAATAACACAGGCAGATGTATTTGTACAACCTTCAACCGTTGCTTTTTATGCCCATCTAActacaatttaaacaaatgttgGAATGCATCATCCAATAGTATTTGATCACGTGATTTTAAATATTGGTAAAGGATATAACAAATATACGGGAACTTTTACCGCCCCTGTAAGTGGAATATATGTTTTCACCTTCACTCTCTATCCAAATCGATATTGCTCCATAGCAGTGAATATCTTCAAGAACAGTGAAGTAATTGCTCAGAGTTATATAGAGATGACATCTGGCATGCTCAGTGGAACAACCCCAGTAGCTGTCGTTGATATGAATGTTGGAGATACTGCATTTGTTAGAACCAGTTCCATTCATCAACCACATGGGGATATTTTTAGTAATGAGGGCGTCAAAAGTTCATTTGCTGGATGGAAAATAGCCATAGCAAATTAATAATTTCATAAAGTATTCACAACACAATAGAGcttttttggtgtgtttttttacttgaaaatatGAACAATTCAGCTTGCCTATTTCACCGTTTCGTGTTGTATACTCCTTATCGTCATAGTTTCATTaggaatagtttttttttgtaaacaaaaacaaaaaaagacattgACTATATATTATACACGAATTACAACCTTTCAAAATAGAATAACGAATAAGAAAACAATTTGTAAACTGATGAGCAAGGAAAATATGACTCGTCCTacgataaacatgataaagaaaacaCTTCTAACAGTTTGATGCTTGTGTCAATctactacatgtactacaaaTTAAGACtccttagtttaaacatatttatttatagtggatttggaaacaagttttgcaatttatattaacccctttccactttgcgggtgcgagtgctgtcttgtagcggcattagcctgcacTTTTTCGAagtctacaagggtgtctttaacgtgcaataGATATGGcactctcttaacacgggtcagctgTTTATCGTCCCCCGACAGACTAcgatcgtttcctcaagaccatactcggtaatggtgtcaagggagagccgaaaattcagcccctgaaattttcataccggaacgggaatcgaaccagaaaCCTGtgtgttagtagtctgatgcaataaccactacaccacggctaaTAGGACTCCTTAATCATTTTAAACTGGTCTgctgaataaataaaggcaacagtattatacctcagttcgaaatttataaatcgattgaggaaaaacaaatccgggtttcaaactaaaagtgagggaaacgcatcaaatatatgaggagaacaacgacacaacataaacacaacaataaaatgaaacaaacacacagaaacggactataatataacaattgccattttccagACATCGTACAGAACATCTGAAGAacaaatggtggatttaacctggttttgtggctatccaaacctcctgcttttctggcaatgttaaatataacattaaaatgacaacattacatgacaggactacaattcAAATACATGGGAGAACATACAGGACAgggaaacacacaaataatagctatgAATAGATACCAGTcctataatttaatacaccagacgcgcatttcgtatATATAAGAcccattagtgacgctcagataaaaagttcaaagccaaaacaagtacaaagttaaagaccattgaggaccaaaagttccaaaaagttgtgcaaaatacgtctaaggttatctgcctgggataagaattTCCtttgtatttagaataattctgCTGAACTATgttatttaaaagagggacgaaagataccagagggacagacaaactcataaatcgccatggctaaaaatgaaaaagacaaacagacaaacaatagtacacatgacacaacatagaaaactaaagaataaacaacacgaaccccaccaaaaactagggatgatctcaggtgctccggaagggtaagcagatcccgaTCCAcatgtgttgcttatgtgataacaaatccggtaaatagtctaatttggtaggtcacattcttgaaagggaaggggattgtagtaacgtcgtaaggaacatatccgatattatttgtgaaacggttattccataacggttaaccaactcgtgatggcgtccgtaaaatttacgaagtgatgatttcaacttcaccatttggaactcttgatttaaaagCTTACTTGTTCGCAACAACCCTCattcaagaaaattatgataggaaatgcaagcacgggaatattgtatcaattgggagatatatacaccatatgcaggtgctgctggaatattgctacttaaAATATACATGGTTACGTTTAAAGAGTTGTATTTGACATTGATTAGCTGATATTTGAAACAGATGAACAACAAAAGAATTTCAATTTAGTATATGCATGatcattcattatattttatagtataGTTGAAATAAAATCGACTTCGAGGCACTTGGTATGGTGGAACCTTTTTCTACAACGGAAATCtgtcttttattcatttttttttcttcctcatTCACCTTATAAGAAATATAACCCTAGAAGAAATAAGGACGCAATGGGAGAGGACTATATTTTCATACATATGACATTATATTAAACGGTCtcgattatataaaaaaagggatACGAAACATACAAGCAAACGATTACcactttatttgtgttttttagacaaatcatggTTTGGCGTTTAGTCTGGTAGAAAAAggtataattattatttgtaattaaCTTTGAACTTACTTTCATTAAAAACGATACAGTACAtctgtataatataaaaataagatgtgggatgattgtaaatgagacaactctccacaagtgaccaaaatgacacagaaattagcaactatatattaccgtacggcattcaacaatgcgAAAAGCTTAtaccgaaataacaaatgtaatatatttcaaaggagaaaactaacggcttaactTATGATCTAGAATGGCTAAGTAAGTgataaagagagagagagagagagagagagagagagagagagagagagagagagagagagagagagcgagagagagagagagagagagagagagagagagagagagagagagagagagagagagagagagagagagagagagagagagagagagagggttAACACGTCGAAAAAGGTAAAAACATGTGTAGTAgaatttcgtggttttgtatcCAACAGTTAGTTCGTGAGGATTAATTTTCGTATTTTTAAgtttagaaaataattatattaatgtcACTTTATAAATAACAATACACAATAAATCTGATCTGAACTTTCGCCGCTGGgaaaatcaataactgcatttcATAGTAACAGTGTGCACTTACCAAGTGTTTTAACCTTCACAAGCTAATTTGCTTTTACACACCTTTGATGTTTTATCCAAGTACAATGATTGTGTGATAAACGACTTGATGGCATTATAAACGCATTGGCCTGTTAAATGACCTTGATTGACAGTGcttgatttattaatttctgTACAAACAAAGGATTATGATTATCATCTGTTTTAAAGAAAACCTTTGAATATCGTTGTCTAATCAATTAAcctatttatttcattgtatgCATTTatgttcatcttttatataatatcaataagATTTTGCAGATCATAAAATAATGTAGATCTACAGTTACATTTTCGTTGGGGTTATAATTTCGTGGATAATTCTAATCcacttaataaataaaattaaatcccCCACGAAAACTTCTGCATTTACAGtttcatatttcaaaatgtagtcctctcctatttgtttcttgtttcttctcgggttttatttttgagaaataaaGAAGATCATATGAAGACAGGTTCTTGTTGTACCATGTCGAGTGCACCGCAGTcgattatatttcaaatatataatcaatATGGACAAATGAAGAGATAACAACATGCAATCAGTTATAATCTTTTGTTGGAATTATCAAGAGACTGTTATTGTTTACCAAACGATCCAACCTGAATACCCCCCTCCtcctttttctgtttttttttctttctgtagctcctttatttgtgtattgagttccttgtgtttttttaaaagttacaGAAACGTAATTTTGCCTCGATTTTCTTTCGAAACAAATCTTTTATAAAACGATCACTGCTAACAAAGTGCGAATCGGACACAATATGGATTTGTTTGACAGAAAAATGCGGTAACATCTTCCTTTATTCTGCTTCCCATATTCATCGTCGTTCATAATAAGTGttgcatttcatttatttttaagcAATAATATCAGACCTGAAAAACAACAACCTGTAAATCAACGCCGAAACCTGAAAATTATATAAACTTTCATAGTTCCCTAGTTCATGAAGGTTGTTCTAGATTTGCACTTTGTAAACAGGTTTAGGCTGTTAATGACCCTTGTAATGCGGCATGATATATCAATTTTTATAAGCATTACTTTATTGCTTTTTTCatattaattgttattgaaaATGATGTTAGGAAGAATAAGAGCACCACCAGAagtcaattttgataacctaaagACGGACGAggataaatcttttgaaaaaataaatttataaagagCAACAAAAACAAGACTTACAACGAGCATACTCAAATTATTGAATTAGTGCGAAAAGAGACAACCCAAAAACATGCGAAAATGGATGTGATATAAGTATTCGTAGTGTTAAAAACcaatttgaaagtgatttttttcctcaagaaaccgttttgatgagtaaataaatattgtattgGAAGGTGActtcaataaaatgtttttataattgtcatttgttcttgggttgtatttttgtttttacgtGAAGAAAACAATTGGGGTAGTTaatagttttgtttatatttcatttacctgtaagaatcagttatgcTACCTTGAGCTGTCCAATAAAGCGCAAGACGTAGAAAAGATACATATTGATTTTGTAAACgaattttgaatgttaaaacaAGTACACTGAATGTCATGGTCTATTGtgaacttggaagatttccaaTGTTAGTAACCAGGAAATTACGTATA
The window above is part of the Mytilus edulis chromosome 6, xbMytEdul2.2, whole genome shotgun sequence genome. Proteins encoded here:
- the LOC139526596 gene encoding collagen alpha-1(X) chain-like, whose protein sequence is MHHPIVFDHVILNIGKGYNKYTGTFTAPVSGIYVFTFTLYPNRYCSIAVNIFKNSEVIAQSYIEMTSGMLSGTTPVAVVDMNVGDTAFVRTSSIHQPHGDIFSNEGVKSSFAGWKIAIAN